From one Phocaeicola salanitronis DSM 18170 genomic stretch:
- a CDS encoding zinc ribbon domain-containing protein, producing MAREAKKDPSELSVEEKLKALYQLQTMLSEIDKIKTLRGELPLEVQDLEDEVTGLSTRIEKIKGEIEELKSNVTTKRIEIESAKASVDKYKAQQDNVRNNREYDVLTKEIEFQTLEIELCEKRIKEYTAAIASKQEEIEQNTEKLEERKKDLETKKNELDEIISETKQEEEKLRDKAKTLEATIEPRLLQAFKRIRKNSRNGLGITYVQRDACGGCFNKIPPQRQLDIRMRKKIIVCEYCGRIMIDPELAGVVPEKKLETKVK from the coding sequence ATGGCAAGAGAAGCAAAAAAAGATCCCAGCGAACTGAGTGTGGAAGAAAAGCTGAAAGCATTGTATCAGTTGCAGACAATGTTGTCTGAAATCGATAAAATCAAGACGTTAAGAGGAGAACTTCCTTTGGAAGTGCAAGATTTGGAGGACGAAGTGACCGGACTGAGCACTCGTATTGAGAAAATCAAGGGCGAGATAGAAGAATTGAAATCGAATGTAACTACGAAACGTATCGAAATCGAATCTGCCAAAGCTTCAGTTGATAAGTATAAGGCTCAGCAAGACAATGTACGCAACAATCGTGAATATGACGTGTTGACCAAAGAGATTGAATTCCAGACGCTGGAAATAGAATTATGCGAAAAGCGTATTAAGGAATATACGGCTGCCATCGCTTCCAAACAAGAGGAAATAGAGCAAAATACCGAAAAATTGGAAGAAAGAAAGAAGGATTTGGAAACCAAGAAAAACGAATTGGATGAAATCATTTCGGAAACCAAACAGGAAGAAGAAAAACTAAGAGACAAAGCCAAAACCTTGGAAGCGACAATCGAACCTCGTTTGCTTCAGGCTTTCAAGCGCATCCGCAAGAATTCGCGCAACGGTTTGGGAATTACCTATGTGCAACGTGATGCATGTGGCGGTTGTTTCAATAAGATTCCGCCTCAGAGACAGTTGGATATCCGCATGCGTAAGAAAATTATCGTATGTGAGTATTGCGGCCGCATCATGATTGACCCTGAACTGGCAGGAGTAGTTCCGGAAAAGAAATTGGAAACTAAAGTAAAATAA
- a CDS encoding Nif3-like dinuclear metal center hexameric protein, whose product MKIKEILNALEMFAPLPLQDGFDNAGLQIGLTDAEATGALLCLDVTEAVVDEAVTLGYNLIISHHPLIFKGFKSIIGKDYVERCVIKAIKNDIVIYSMHTNLDNALQGVNYKIAEKIGLKQVRILEPKENALLKLVTFVPRKQADGVRDILFKYGCGCIGNYDSCSYNVEGKGTFRAGKGTHPFCGKIGELHQEDEVRIETVLPAYRRQQVTKALLEAHPYEEPAYDFYPVQNVWAQAGAGVIGELEEPETESDFLRRIKQTFEVGCVKHSRMAGRLIQKVALCGGAGAFLLPRAVSSQADVFITGEMKYHDYFYYENSILIAEIGHYESEQYTKELIYSLLEKMFPSLELQMTRINTNPIKYL is encoded by the coding sequence ATGAAGATTAAGGAGATTCTGAATGCCCTTGAGATGTTCGCGCCTCTGCCTTTGCAAGACGGATTTGATAATGCCGGACTGCAAATCGGATTGACAGACGCGGAAGCTACAGGGGCTTTGTTGTGTTTAGACGTGACTGAAGCAGTAGTGGACGAAGCGGTAACATTGGGCTACAACCTGATTATTTCGCATCATCCGCTTATTTTTAAAGGGTTTAAGTCGATTATAGGGAAAGACTATGTGGAACGGTGTGTCATCAAAGCTATCAAGAATGACATCGTTATCTATTCAATGCACACCAATTTGGACAATGCCCTGCAAGGAGTCAATTACAAGATTGCTGAAAAGATAGGGCTGAAACAGGTACGTATTTTGGAACCCAAAGAAAACGCATTATTGAAACTGGTAACATTTGTGCCTCGGAAACAAGCAGACGGAGTGCGTGACATATTATTCAAGTATGGTTGCGGATGCATCGGCAACTATGACTCGTGCAGCTACAACGTGGAAGGGAAGGGAACTTTCCGTGCGGGTAAAGGCACACATCCTTTCTGCGGCAAAATAGGCGAGTTGCATCAGGAAGACGAGGTGCGGATAGAAACTGTTCTGCCTGCATACCGCAGGCAACAGGTGACTAAAGCCTTGTTGGAAGCTCATCCGTATGAAGAACCTGCATACGATTTCTATCCGGTGCAGAATGTATGGGCACAGGCTGGGGCAGGAGTGATAGGTGAGCTGGAAGAACCGGAAACCGAAAGTGACTTCCTGCGGCGTATCAAGCAGACATTTGAAGTAGGGTGCGTAAAGCATTCGCGCATGGCAGGCAGGTTGATTCAGAAAGTCGCCTTGTGCGGAGGTGCCGGAGCTTTCCTGCTGCCCCGTGCGGTGTCAAGCCAGGCTGACGTGTTCATTACGGGCGAGATGAAATATCACGACTACTTTTATTACGAGAACAGCATTTTAATAGCAGAAATCGGTCATTACGAGAGCGAACAGTATACCAAGGAATTGATTTATTCTTTGTTAGAAAAGATGTTTCCGTCACTGGAACTCCAAATGACCCGAATCAATACAAATCCGATTAAATATTTATAA
- a CDS encoding histidine-type phosphatase, with protein MKRLLSFVPLFCVALSVSAQTAKDEIRQNPALAAGKYYAYQAPSVELTPAPEGYEPFYISMFARHGSRYLTKQKKYDKPLAVLRDAEKQHILTADGKRALEIVESLAQEAEGRYGELTPKGAEQHRQLVRRMFARYPQVFTEGVHVDARSTYKTRAFLSMTAGCVELKGLNPKLNITNDASNHDLYYIKYKNEPYEAVHLANADSVYRAADSIYVHPDRLMKQLFTRPQAVEDPMGLMMDLFELNGISQSSYNQPDLAFLFTEDERYDLWQRNNFEWYYEKGASPLSGACMYKVERNLLRNFVETADTVIASKRNCVTLRYGHDTNLAPLATLMGCNHLSASTGDWQKIADTYRTYRIIPMCGNVQLIFFRKPGNDDILVKLLLNEREVTLPVKTDCAPFYHWKDVRTYWMQVVHSISLPDVEVTQE; from the coding sequence ATGAAAAGATTGTTATCGTTTGTTCCCTTGTTTTGTGTTGCCTTGTCAGTGTCAGCACAGACCGCAAAGGATGAAATCCGCCAAAACCCGGCTTTGGCAGCCGGTAAGTATTATGCCTATCAGGCTCCGTCCGTAGAACTTACTCCGGCTCCTGAAGGCTATGAACCCTTTTACATCTCGATGTTCGCCCGTCACGGTTCACGTTATCTTACCAAGCAGAAAAAATACGATAAGCCCTTGGCTGTCTTGCGTGATGCCGAAAAGCAACATATCCTTACCGCCGATGGGAAACGGGCACTCGAGATAGTGGAAAGTCTGGCGCAGGAAGCCGAAGGACGCTATGGAGAACTCACTCCGAAAGGAGCTGAACAACATCGCCAGTTGGTACGCCGTATGTTTGCCCGTTATCCGCAAGTGTTTACCGAAGGTGTACACGTAGATGCCCGCTCTACCTATAAGACCCGTGCTTTCCTTTCGATGACCGCCGGGTGTGTGGAGCTGAAAGGTTTAAATCCGAAATTGAATATCACCAACGATGCCAGCAATCATGACCTTTATTATATAAAGTATAAGAACGAACCCTACGAAGCTGTCCATTTGGCGAATGCTGATTCGGTCTATCGTGCTGCCGACAGCATATACGTGCATCCTGACCGTCTGATGAAGCAGCTCTTCACCCGTCCTCAGGCTGTGGAAGATCCTATGGGACTGATGATGGACCTCTTCGAACTGAACGGAATCAGCCAAAGCAGTTACAATCAGCCTGATTTGGCGTTCTTGTTTACCGAAGATGAACGTTACGACTTGTGGCAACGTAATAACTTCGAGTGGTATTACGAGAAAGGCGCATCCCCGCTGAGCGGTGCTTGTATGTACAAGGTAGAACGTAACCTGCTCCGTAATTTTGTAGAGACTGCCGATACGGTCATCGCTTCGAAACGGAATTGCGTTACCCTTCGTTATGGGCATGATACCAATCTGGCTCCCTTGGCCACGCTGATGGGGTGCAATCATTTGTCTGCCTCTACCGGTGATTGGCAAAAGATAGCCGATACCTACCGCACCTACCGTATTATTCCGATGTGCGGCAACGTGCAACTCATTTTCTTCCGCAAGCCGGGCAATGATGACATTCTGGTGAAGCTTCTTCTGAACGAGCGTGAGGTGACGCTTCCCGTCAAGACCGATTGTGCGCCTTTCTACCATTGGAAAGATGTCCGGACTTATTGGATGCAAGTGGTTCACTCCATTTCGTTACCGGATGTGGAAGTAACACAAGAATAA
- the mfd gene encoding transcription-repair coupling factor translates to MEIAGLQQIYAKHPNMKGLADLLQRKDIRTIFLEGTHASSPSFFASAYVKEHPGVNLFVLNDQEEAGYFYHDIVQANGDADILFFPSSYRRAIKYGQRDAANEILRTEVLTRLGKSESVSIVTYPDALAEKVVSQRELDTQMLVLKVGQEIATDKIAEQLTAFGFEHVDYVYEPGQFATRGSIFDVFSFASEYPYRIDFFGDEIDSIRTFEVESQLSKEKKDTVSIVPELSKSSGADVCFLDFIPDTAIIWVKDLMWVRERIQTVHDDTFSPQAIQAYEGEAVDLDNLKQKLVDGPEFLQKALSFRRIDFGHKAAGTPQATLAFQTSIQPIFHKNFDLVASTLTDYRQRGYQLYICSDSVKQTDRLRDIFQERGDKISFVPVDRTLHEGFIDHTLKCCIFTDHQIFDRFHKYNLRSDKARSGKVALSLKELSQFEPGDYVVHIDHGIGKFAGLVRIPNGNTTQEVIKLVYQNDDVVFVSIHSLHKISKYKGKEGEQPRISKLGTGAWEKMKERTKTKIKDIARDLIKLYSRRKQEKGFKYSPDSFLQHELEASFLYEDTPDQLKATQEVKADMESDRPMDRLVCGDVGFGKTEVAVRAAFKAVTDNKQVAVLVPTTVLAFQHFQTFSKRLEGMPCKVDYLSRARTAKDTSRILKELADGKIDILIGTHKIIGKSVKFKDLGLLIIDEEQKFGVSVKEKLRQLKVNVDTLTMTATPIPRTLQFSLMGARDLSVIQTPPPNRYPIQTEVHTFNEEIIADAINFEMSRNGQVFFVNNRIQNLPELKAMIERNIPDCRVCVGHGQMKPEELEKIIFDFVNYDYDVLLATTIIESGIDIPNANTIIINQAQNFGLSDLHQMRGRVGRSNKKAFCYLLAPPLSTLTPEAKRRLQAIENFSDLGSGIHIAMQDLDIRGAGNMLGAEQSGFIADLGYETYQKILAEAVTELKNDEFAELYADEIKAGEEKLSGEGFVDECTVESDLELLFPNEYIPSSSERMLLYRELDKLELDKDVEAFKARLVDRFGKIPPEGEELIRIVPLRRMAKRMGIEKVILKLGRMTLYFVSNLESPYYQSEAFGKIINYMSQNPRICNLREQNGKRSMVIKDVKDVQTAVRIMQEIVSMPAQ, encoded by the coding sequence ATGGAAATAGCTGGACTTCAACAGATTTATGCCAAGCATCCCAACATGAAGGGGCTGGCTGATTTATTACAAAGAAAAGACATCCGTACGATATTTTTGGAGGGGACGCATGCGTCTTCCCCTTCTTTTTTCGCTTCTGCATACGTTAAAGAGCATCCGGGGGTAAACCTGTTTGTCTTGAACGACCAGGAAGAAGCGGGGTATTTTTACCACGACATAGTACAGGCAAACGGAGATGCGGATATCTTGTTTTTCCCGTCTTCTTACCGCAGGGCGATAAAGTACGGTCAACGTGATGCAGCTAATGAAATCTTGCGTACGGAAGTATTGACCCGCTTGGGAAAATCCGAGTCTGTTTCAATCGTGACTTATCCGGATGCATTGGCAGAGAAAGTGGTTTCCCAACGGGAGCTGGATACACAAATGCTGGTGCTGAAAGTAGGGCAGGAGATAGCTACAGATAAGATTGCGGAGCAACTGACAGCTTTTGGATTCGAACATGTAGATTACGTGTACGAACCAGGGCAATTTGCAACACGCGGAAGTATATTTGATGTGTTTTCTTTTGCTTCGGAATATCCTTATCGTATCGACTTTTTCGGGGATGAGATAGACAGCATCCGTACATTTGAGGTTGAATCACAACTTTCAAAAGAGAAGAAAGACACCGTCAGTATCGTGCCGGAACTTTCAAAATCATCGGGAGCAGACGTCTGTTTTCTCGATTTTATTCCCGATACAGCAATAATATGGGTGAAAGACTTGATGTGGGTGCGTGAGCGCATCCAGACGGTCCATGATGACACATTTTCTCCGCAAGCCATACAGGCATACGAAGGGGAAGCGGTAGATTTGGATAACTTGAAGCAGAAACTGGTTGACGGTCCGGAATTCCTGCAAAAGGCATTGTCTTTCCGGCGGATAGATTTTGGGCATAAAGCGGCAGGCACTCCTCAGGCAACGTTGGCATTCCAAACTTCCATTCAGCCGATTTTCCATAAGAATTTCGATTTGGTGGCGAGCACCCTGACCGATTACCGGCAGCGGGGATATCAGTTGTATATCTGTTCGGACAGTGTGAAGCAGACCGACCGCTTGCGTGACATTTTTCAAGAACGTGGCGATAAGATATCATTTGTGCCGGTAGACCGCACTTTGCACGAAGGCTTCATCGACCATACACTGAAGTGTTGCATTTTTACCGACCATCAGATATTCGACCGTTTTCATAAATACAATTTACGCAGCGACAAGGCACGTAGCGGAAAGGTAGCGCTTTCGCTGAAAGAACTGAGCCAGTTTGAACCGGGAGACTATGTGGTGCATATCGACCACGGTATCGGAAAGTTTGCCGGACTGGTGCGCATCCCCAATGGGAACACTACGCAGGAAGTTATCAAGTTGGTATATCAAAATGACGATGTAGTCTTCGTTTCCATCCATTCGTTGCATAAGATTTCGAAGTACAAAGGGAAAGAAGGCGAGCAGCCTCGCATCAGCAAGCTGGGTACCGGGGCGTGGGAGAAGATGAAGGAACGTACCAAAACGAAAATCAAGGACATCGCCCGCGACCTTATCAAGCTCTATTCGCGCCGCAAGCAGGAAAAGGGCTTCAAGTACAGCCCCGATAGTTTTCTGCAACACGAACTGGAAGCAAGTTTCCTTTACGAAGATACGCCCGACCAGCTGAAAGCTACACAAGAGGTAAAAGCAGATATGGAAAGCGACCGTCCGATGGACCGTCTGGTGTGTGGCGATGTAGGATTCGGCAAGACTGAAGTAGCTGTGCGTGCAGCCTTCAAGGCGGTGACCGACAACAAGCAAGTAGCAGTGCTGGTACCTACTACCGTGCTGGCGTTCCAGCATTTCCAGACGTTCAGCAAGCGGTTGGAAGGAATGCCGTGCAAGGTAGACTACTTGAGCCGTGCCCGTACGGCAAAAGACACCAGCCGTATCTTGAAGGAACTTGCCGACGGAAAGATAGACATCCTGATAGGCACGCACAAGATTATCGGCAAGAGTGTGAAGTTCAAAGACCTTGGATTGCTGATTATCGATGAGGAGCAGAAGTTCGGCGTGAGCGTGAAGGAAAAACTGCGTCAGCTGAAGGTGAACGTCGATACGCTGACAATGACCGCTACGCCTATTCCGCGTACCTTGCAGTTTTCGTTGATGGGAGCACGCGACCTGTCGGTTATCCAGACCCCGCCGCCCAACCGTTATCCCATACAGACCGAGGTGCACACGTTCAATGAAGAAATCATTGCCGATGCTATCAACTTTGAAATGAGCCGTAACGGGCAAGTGTTTTTCGTAAACAACCGCATCCAGAATCTGCCCGAACTGAAAGCGATGATAGAACGTAACATTCCCGATTGCCGTGTGTGCGTGGGGCACGGACAGATGAAACCCGAAGAACTGGAGAAAATCATCTTCGACTTTGTGAATTATGATTACGATGTGTTGCTTGCCACCACCATCATCGAGAGCGGTATCGATATTCCCAACGCCAATACCATCATCATTAACCAGGCGCAGAATTTCGGATTGAGCGACCTGCACCAGATGCGCGGACGGGTAGGGCGGAGCAACAAGAAAGCTTTCTGTTATCTGCTGGCTCCCCCCTTGTCTACTCTGACCCCCGAAGCCAAACGCCGTTTGCAAGCTATCGAGAACTTCAGCGACTTAGGAAGCGGCATTCACATTGCCATGCAGGACCTTGATATCCGCGGTGCCGGGAATATGCTGGGTGCTGAGCAGAGCGGTTTCATTGCCGACCTGGGTTATGAGACCTATCAGAAGATTCTGGCAGAGGCGGTGACAGAATTGAAGAACGATGAGTTTGCCGAACTTTATGCCGATGAAATCAAAGCGGGTGAAGAAAAACTGAGCGGCGAGGGATTTGTTGACGAATGTACGGTAGAGAGCGACCTCGAATTGCTTTTCCCCAACGAGTACATTCCCAGCAGCAGCGAGCGTATGCTGCTTTACCGCGAATTGGATAAACTGGAATTGGACAAGGATGTCGAAGCCTTCAAGGCAAGGCTGGTAGACCGTTTCGGCAAGATTCCGCCCGAAGGAGAAGAACTGATACGTATCGTGCCCTTGCGCCGGATGGCGAAACGGATGGGCATCGAAAAGGTTATCCTCAAGTTAGGGCGGATGACGCTGTATTTTGTCAGCAACCTGGAGAGCCCTTATTATCAAAGCGAGGCGTTCGGGAAAATAATCAACTATATGTCACAGAACCCGCGTATATGTAACCTGCGCGAGCAAAACGGTAAGCGAAGCATGGTCATCAAAGACGTAAAAGACGTGCAGACCGCCGTACGCATTATGCAAGAGATCGTAAGTATGCCGGCGCAATAA
- a CDS encoding tetratricopeptide repeat protein, with amino-acid sequence MYEQIIELLDQRRLKEALIQLQALASETEDWQLSADIENIATTYNYMLQYAAQGTSDPERSKLYHLLRRNTYELTDKAEFLKACRKNSGHFADKCRYMRQNPPRTFHELHVGLESLSEDMALAGLLAGEKDGQPDTQKNLALRHEQMTDELFDKIWTSTQWSEEEFQQANAFLSSLLIPVNDLAVMISAVTLSLLRLFDNRKFQFLLNAYQAETNPLVTQRALIGIALTAYYQEKRLSLYPELQAALSLLGESQSASENMLIIQILLLLSRETEKIEKKMREEIIPQMMRTPGIYKPDLKIIDIEDLEDKNPEWSKDMAQIEKNIRELGELQMEGADTYMSTFAQLKSYPFFRQAAHWFYLFDKQMPEISSLFENEKKGQKSLMSFIVNSPVFCNSDKYSFCLTLYNIPAQQQEMLTSHLANQNEFAQEQMQALAESAKEAQKPKTISSQYIHDLYRFFKLWAYRNEMHDLFKDKLDLWNCPALHSLLHKPEALKHIADHLFAKDYMEEASALYLKLSQEEKPDAEIMQKLGFSYQKLKNYDEAIKAYIHADLLKPDHVWTLKHLAQCYKRTRQYPQALECYEKVKEMKPDDLNTLLQMGQCLATMRQYDKALAYFFKVEYLGKTPANAQRAIGWCYFMTGRYEDALRFYQKLQETDDVQISDWLNAGHVYLASNRIPEALECYRKAETYCKTHEEFIKTFLTDKEALQEQNIPEDTIYLVPDMI; translated from the coding sequence ATGTACGAGCAAATAATTGAACTTTTAGACCAACGGAGGCTGAAGGAAGCTCTTATTCAATTGCAGGCTCTTGCCTCGGAGACTGAAGACTGGCAGCTGTCCGCGGATATAGAAAACATAGCGACCACCTATAATTATATGTTGCAATATGCAGCACAAGGAACAAGCGACCCTGAACGGTCCAAACTTTATCATTTGTTGCGGAGAAATACGTACGAATTGACAGATAAGGCTGAGTTCCTGAAGGCATGCAGGAAGAATAGCGGGCACTTTGCCGACAAGTGCCGGTATATGCGCCAGAATCCTCCCCGTACATTCCACGAGTTGCATGTAGGTTTGGAGTCCTTGAGCGAGGACATGGCTCTTGCCGGATTGCTTGCAGGAGAGAAAGACGGGCAACCCGACACACAGAAGAATTTGGCGTTACGTCACGAGCAAATGACCGATGAACTGTTCGACAAAATATGGACTTCGACACAATGGAGTGAAGAGGAATTCCAACAAGCCAACGCATTCTTGTCTTCCCTTCTGATTCCGGTCAATGACCTTGCCGTAATGATTAGTGCCGTTACCCTAAGCCTGCTTCGCTTGTTCGACAACCGCAAATTCCAATTCTTGCTGAACGCATACCAGGCAGAGACAAATCCCTTGGTCACGCAACGTGCCTTGATAGGCATCGCACTGACCGCATATTACCAGGAGAAACGGCTTTCGCTCTACCCCGAGCTGCAAGCCGCCCTCTCTTTGCTGGGTGAATCACAAAGCGCATCCGAAAATATGCTCATTATCCAAATCCTGCTTTTGCTCTCGCGCGAAACAGAGAAGATTGAAAAGAAGATGCGCGAGGAAATAATCCCGCAAATGATGCGCACGCCGGGCATATACAAGCCTGACTTGAAAATCATTGATATCGAAGACTTGGAAGACAAGAATCCCGAATGGAGCAAGGACATGGCTCAGATAGAGAAAAACATCCGCGAGCTGGGAGAACTTCAAATGGAAGGGGCGGATACCTACATGAGCACTTTCGCCCAATTGAAAAGCTATCCGTTCTTCCGGCAGGCGGCACATTGGTTTTACTTGTTCGATAAGCAGATGCCCGAAATATCGTCTCTCTTCGAAAACGAGAAGAAAGGGCAAAAGAGCCTGATGAGCTTCATTGTGAATTCGCCGGTTTTCTGCAATTCGGATAAATATTCGTTCTGCCTTACCTTATATAATATACCTGCCCAGCAACAGGAGATGCTCACCTCTCACCTTGCCAACCAGAACGAATTTGCGCAAGAGCAAATGCAGGCGCTTGCCGAATCTGCTAAAGAAGCTCAAAAGCCCAAAACCATAAGCAGCCAATACATCCACGATTTGTACCGTTTCTTCAAGCTATGGGCATATAGGAACGAAATGCATGATTTGTTTAAAGACAAGCTGGATTTATGGAACTGTCCGGCGCTTCATTCCTTGCTCCATAAGCCCGAAGCATTGAAACACATCGCTGACCACCTGTTTGCAAAGGATTACATGGAAGAGGCTTCTGCCCTTTACCTGAAACTGAGCCAAGAAGAAAAGCCCGATGCCGAAATCATGCAAAAACTGGGTTTTTCGTACCAAAAGTTGAAAAATTACGACGAAGCTATCAAGGCATACATCCATGCCGACTTGCTTAAGCCAGACCATGTATGGACGCTGAAACATTTGGCGCAATGTTATAAGCGCACCCGTCAATACCCTCAGGCATTGGAATGTTACGAAAAAGTGAAAGAAATGAAGCCTGATGACTTGAACACGTTGCTCCAGATGGGGCAATGCCTCGCTACGATGCGTCAATACGATAAAGCGCTTGCGTATTTTTTCAAGGTAGAGTACCTCGGCAAGACTCCGGCAAATGCCCAACGCGCCATCGGCTGGTGTTATTTTATGACCGGAAGGTATGAAGATGCACTCCGTTTTTACCAAAAGTTGCAGGAGACCGATGATGTGCAAATATCGGATTGGTTGAATGCCGGACATGTGTATCTGGCATCAAACCGTATACCGGAGGCATTGGAATGTTACCGGAAAGCCGAAACTTATTGCAAGACACACGAAGAGTTCATCAAGACTTTTTTAACGGATAAAGAAGCCTTGCAAGAGCAAAACATCCCGGAAGATACAATCTATCTGGTTCCGGACATGATATAA